The genomic segment TCGTTGGAAACATCCGGGTTGTTTTTAATTAAATACGCGGATAGACCTCTCATCATTTGAGAATGGGCGCAACCGCAAGCGGCTGTTCCATCTTCTTGTGTTAATGTTTTTACGCCACAACAATATTCGCAAGCAATAGATACCCCTACTTTCTTATACCGTTCCAATTCAGATGGGGTTAAATCGGTTAAGGCTATTTTCTCTCCATCCTTACCGTATGTAGGGTCTAAAGCGCTAATTTTATTAATGGCATCTTGAACATTATCAAAAGAAATACCTAATTTTTGGCCATAAACTTCTGGAATACCTGATGGCATAAAGGATTCTTTTATGTCTTTAAATTTTAAATAAGCAGCAACGTCCGCTTGATAATTGCTGGGGTCGTTTTTAGACAATTTTTTTTGTTGCTTAAAATTAAAATAAACGTTAACAGCTGTTCCACCTACAATTATTCCTATCAAGAATAAAGACAGGAAAGGAATTAAGGATTTAAGAATATCTTTCTGTTTTTTCATAATTTTTAGTTAACAACCACCTACTTATTAAATAATTTAGTAACTTTTAGAATTTCGTCTGTCATTTCCTGTTTTCTTTTTTCGTTTTTTGTACCCATAGCCTTTTTAAAACAAGTGTTAAGATGTTTCTCCATAAGCATTTGATGCGCAGATCTTAAAAGACCTATCGCCGCTAGATTTTGTTGCATTATATCTATACAATAATTATCATTTTCTATCATCTCAATTATCTTGGAAAGAAGACTTTGGGTTTTTTTTAAATTTATTAGAGATTTGCTTTTTAACATATTTTAATTCAAAAACTAAGCTAACATCACCTATACCACAGGTATAGGTGTATTTTATCAAGTGAAATAATACTGTCAATAGGCAAATTAAGTTTTAGTGTAAATGTTTCTAGATAGTGTTAGAATAGGGGTAGATTTAGAATGGGCTTTCGGGGATTGGCGCAGTTGGTAGCGTGCGCGCATGGGGTGCGCGAGGTCGGGAGTTCGAGTCTCCCATCCCCGACCAAAAGAAAAAAGGAGTCCGTCGAGTTGGAGGCGCTCCGTGCGCCGGCGCCCGCACGGAGCGCCGAGAAGCCCTTTTTATATTCTGCCGAGAGCTGCCGATCAGATAAAAAGAAGTTCGAGCCGACACGTTTTGCGAAGAATGCTAATTCTTCGCAATTATTTTTTGCGCGCGCGATTTTTTGCGCCTGTAAGGCGCAATTTACGAATTCTCTCATAGGTTCGAGCCAACTCGAACCAATCTCTTCAACTTTGGCAATTTCTTCCTGAGCTTTTTGGAATAATTCCTTGGAGATTAAACACTTGTGAGTTCCGTCGTGATATTCGCCGTTGTAAAACATAATTCCGACGTAAAACTTGTTGGATAGAATTTGCCGGATTTCGTTGATGTGGAGTGGCTTTCCGTTTTTACGTTCTAATCCAAACTTATGGAGATATTTAGCAATGTCTGTGAAAGTATGGTTTCCCTCTGCAAACATTTCAAAGGCTCTCTTAATGGCTTTTGATTTTTCAGGATCAATATCTATTCCTCTGGTTTTGGAATTATTCAAGTATCCGTATGGAGCTTTTGCGGGCCAAACTCCGTTTCGGAGTTTTTGCCTCAAGCCACGCTTAACGTTTTCAGAAAGATTGTCAACATAATATTTCGATTAGCCGAAGGCAATCGAAAGCATAAATTTTCCTTGTGGCGTGTTTTCAAACCA from the Patescibacteria group bacterium genome contains:
- a CDS encoding metal-sensing transcriptional repressor, which encodes MLKSKSLINLKKTQSLLSKIIEMIENDNYCIDIMQQNLAAIGLLRSAHQMLMEKHLNTCFKKAMGTKNEKRKQEMTDEILKVTKLFNK